One window of the Pelmatolapia mariae isolate MD_Pm_ZW linkage group LG15, Pm_UMD_F_2, whole genome shotgun sequence genome contains the following:
- the ddx49 gene encoding probable ATP-dependent RNA helicase DDX49, translating to MGDFSSLGLSDWLVKQCKQLGINKPTPVQENCMPAILQGRDCMGCAKTGSGKTAAFVLPVLQKLSEDPYGIFCLVLTPTRELAYQIAEQFRVLGKPLGLKECIIVGGMDMVTQALELSNQPHVVVATPGRLADHIRSSNTFSMKRIQFLILDEADRLLEQGCTDFTKDLEVILEILPAKRQTLLFSATLTDTLQELKSIAMNKPFFWESKSETRTVEELDQRYILTPEKVKDAYLVHLIQTFTDEHDDWSIIIFTNTCKSCQILTMMLREFNFPTISLHSMMKQKQRFANLAKFKASVYKILIATDVAARGLDIPTVQVVINHNTPGLPKIYIHRVGRTARAGRNGVSITLVTQYDIHLIHSIEEQIQTKLKEYPVEEKEVLKILTQVNVTRRECEIKLESTDFDEKKEINKRKQLILEGKDPELEAKRKAELEKIRSQKKKFKQKIQESIQKQKQLKKKLMKRRQMKKKEVAQATV from the exons ATGGGCGACTTTTCCTCCCTCGGTCTGTCAGACTGGTTGGTTAAACAGTGTAAACAGCTGGGAATCAACAAACCCACTCCAGTCCAGGAAAACTGCATGCCAGCTATCCTCCAAG GTCGGGATTGTATGGGCTGTGCCAAGACCGGCAGTGGGAAAACAGCAGCGTTCGTGTTGCCAGTGCTGCAGAAACTCTCAGAGGACCCGTACGGCATCTTCTGCCTGGTGCTCACTCCTACCAG GGAGCTGGCCTATCAGATTGCAGAGCAGTTTCGAGTCCTGGGGAAACCTTTGGGTCTGAAAGAATGCATCATCGTCGGTGGAATGG ACATGGTGACCCAGGCCCTGGAGCTGTCCAACCAACCGCATGTAGTCGTAGCAACGCCGGGCCGACTGGCCGATCACATCCGGAGCTCCAACACCTTCAGCATGAAGAGGATCCAGTTCTTG ATTTTGGATGAGGCGGACCGGCTGCTGGAGCAGGGCTGTACCGACTTCACCAAAGACCTGGAGGTGATCCTGGAGATCCTGCCGGCGAAGCGTCAGACGCTGCTGTTCAGCGCCACACTGACCGACACCCTGCAGGAGCTGAAGAGCATCGCCATGAACAAACCGTTCTTCTGGGAGAGCAAATCAGA AACACGAACGGTAGAGGAGCTGGACCAGAGATACATCCTCACTCCAGAGAAGGTGAAGGACGCCTACCTGGTTCATCTGATCCAGACATTCACCGATGAGCATGATGATTGGTCCATCATCATTTTTACCAACACGTGCAA GAGCTGTCAGATCCTCACCATGATGCTGCGGGAGTTTAACTTTCCAACCATCTCTCTGCACTCCATGATGAAACAG AAACAACGATTTGCAAACCTCGCCAAGTTCAAAGCCAGCGTCTACAAAATCCTGATAGCGACTGATGTAGCTGCCAG GGGTTTGGATATCCCAACTGTCCAAGTCGTCATTAATCACAACACTCCCGGTCTTCCCAAGATCTACATCCACAGAGTCGGGCGAACAGCCagagcag GGAGAAACGGAGTGTCCATCACGCTGGTTACGCAGTACGACATCCACCTGATTCACTCCATCGAAGAACAGATTC AAACCAAGCTGAAGGAATATCCTGTAGAGGAGAAGGAAGTCCTGAAGATCCTCACCCAGGTCAACGTGACCCGGCGGGAGTGTGAGATA AAACTCGAGTCAACAGACTttgatgagaaaaaagagatCAACAAGAGGAAACAGCTGATCCTGGAGGGGAAG GATCCAGAGCTGGAGGCCAAGAGGAAAGCTGAGCTGGAGAAGATCAGGAGCCAGAAGAAGAAGTTCAAACAGAAAATCCAGGAGAGCattcagaaacagaaacagctaaaaaagaaactgatgaagagaagacagatgaaaaagaaagaggtgGCGCAGGCAACTGTATGA